Within Cyanobium sp. AMD-g, the genomic segment CCGCCATGAAGGCCTCCAGCCGCTGGCGGATCCGCGCCTGTTCTTCGGCGTTGACGAGGCACACCTTGGCCAGGTCGCGGACGGAGCGGTCGCAGTTGCGGCGGCTGAAGATGAAATAGATGGCCGGCAGCATCTCCCGCTCCGCCATCTGGGCCACCACGAAGCCGATCGGCGGCGCCTCCGGCTGGGGCGGCCGCGGTTCCTTCGGTCCCTTGCGGCGGGTGGATTTCGGAGGGCGCCAGACCTTGCAGTTGGGGTGCAGGCCGGTGCCCTCGTCGTTGAGCAGGGGGTGCAGACCCTTGGCGCTGCAGAAGCTGAAGGCCAGGGGGACGGGGCGGAAGTCGCTGTGGATCAGCCGGGTGGGGCCGTGCACCCGCTCGATCCAGTCCGTCAGCTGGCCGGCATTGGCCACCGTGGCCGAGAGGGCCACCAGCTGCACCCGCGACGGGCAGTGGATGATCGACTCCTCCCAGACCGTGCCGCGCTGGGTGTCGTTCATGTAGTGGCACTCGTCGAGCACCACGGCCTCCACATCGGCCAGGGGGTCGTCGTCGAGGTGGTCGATCTCCGCGTAGAGCATGTTGCGGAAGATCTCGGTGGTCATCACCACCACCTGGGCCTCCCGATTCAGGCTCAGATCGCCGGTGAGCAGGCCCACCTTCTCGTGGCCGAACTGGTGGCGGAAATCGCGCAGCTTCTGGTTGGAGAGCGCCTTGAGGGGAGTGGTGTAGAAGACCTTCTGGCCATGGGCCAGGGCCCGGTGGATGGCGTATTCGCCCACCAGGGTCTTGCCGGAGCCGGTGGGGGCGCTCACCACCACCGAGTGCCCCTGGTTGAGCGAATCAATCGCCTCCAGCTGGAAATCATCCAGGGGGAAGGGGAACAGCTCCTGCACCGGCGGGACAGGGTTGTTCACGGCCCTGCTGCTGCCGGTCACGTCGCTGCCGATCGCGCCGTCGCTGGCCCCGTCGACGCGGGTGGTGCTGCCTACGTCGGGGCGGTCGAGCATCAGCGAATCCTATGGGCTGGACGCGACCTGCCGCCCTCTTAGGGTTTTGCCACCCGTGTTCGGGTTCATCCCTTGGATGCCGACGGCCTGAGGCCCCCCTGGCGGCAGCGGCTCCATGACGGGCTCGCCGCCCTGCAGCAGCAACGACGGCGGCGGCTGCGCAGTTTCCGCCCCACCGATGGCACCGCCCTGGAGGAGGAGACCGGGGAAGCACCAGGCGCTGGCGTGCCGCTGCTGGATCTGGCCAGCAACGACTACCTCGGTCTGAGTCGCCATCCCGGTGTGATCGCCGCGGCCCGGGCGGAACTCGAACGCAGTGGCCTGGGGGCCGGCGCTTCGCGGCTGGTCACCGGCACCCGTCCGGTGCATCTGCAGCTGGAGGCCGCCCTGGGCGCCTGGCTGGGCCGGGAGCGGGTGCTGCTGTTCCCCAGTGGCTTTCAGGCCAACCTGGCGGCGGTCACGGCCCTGGCCGATCGGTGTGCCCTGGTCTGCGCCGACCGCCACGTGCATCACTCGCTGCTGGCCGGGGTGCGCGCCAGCGGGGCGCGGCTGGTGCGCTTCGCCCACAACGACCTGGAGGACCTCGAGCGGCGGCTGGCCCAGGCCCGCTCCAGCCAACCCGACCAGACCCGGCTGGTGCTCAGCGAAAGCCTGTTCAGCATGGAGGGCACCAGTCCCGACGTGCCGGCCCTGGCCGCCCTGTGCCGGCGCCACGGGGCCCTGCTGCTCCTCGATGAAGCCCATGCCCTGGGGGTGCTGGGGCCCGGCGGCCGCGGCCTGGCCCATGGCCTGGAGGGGGTGCATCTGGTCAGCGGCACCTTCGGCAAGGCCTTCGGCAGCGGTGGCGCCTTCCTCGCCGGCGACGCACTGCTGGGCGACTATCTGCTGCAGGCCAGCGGCGCCTTCCGCTACACCACCGCCCTGGCACCGCCCCTGGCGGCCGGGGCCCTGGCGGCCCTGGTGCAGATCGAGGCCCAGCCCCAGATCGCCACGGAGCTGCTGGCGCGGGCGCACCGCTGGCGGCAGGCCCTGGCGGCGGCGGGCTGGCCGCGGCCCGCCGGTCACGGGCCCGTGCTGCCGTTGCTGGTGGGGGACGACGGGGCCGCCCTGGCCCTGCAGGAGCACCTCGAGGCCGCCGGCCTGCTGGCGGTGGCGATCCGCCCCCCGACGGTGCCGGCCGGGACGGCCCGACTGCGGTTGGTGCTGCGCCAGGATCTTCCCCGCGGAACCCTGCCTCGCCTGATCGGGGCCCTCGGCCCGGCCCCGTCCCCCCCCACCCCTTGATGGCCCCCAGCGCCCCCGCCAGCCTCCAGGTGATCGCCATGCACGGCTGGGCCGGCGATGGCGCCAACTGGAACGCCTGGCAGGAGGTGAGCGCTCCTTTTGGCTGGTGCTGGGCCTGCGGTGAGCGGGGCTATGGCTGCCGCACCCCGCTCAACCCCGGCTGGGACGGAGCCGGCCGCCGGGTCGTGATCGGTCATTCGATGGGTCCCCACCTGCTGGACGCCACGGTGCTCGCCGGAGCCGAGGCCGTCGTGCTGCTGGCCGGCTTCGGCCGCTTCGTGCCGCCGGGGGCGGAGGGCCGCCGGGTGCGCGCCGCCCTGGCCGGCATGGCCGCCCAGCTGGCCGAGGGTCCCAGCGACGCCGAAACGGCCCTGCGGGCCCAGACCCTGCTGCGGCGGTTTCTGGCCGAAGCGGCCAGCCCCGATCCCGCCGAACTGCTGCCGCCCGGTCCTGCCGACCAGCCGGTGGGGGCGGCGGGCCGGGAGCGGCTGCGCCAGGACCTGGCTCTGCTGGAGCGCAGCGAAGGCCTGCCGGCGGGCTTCCCCACGGAGGCCCGGGTGCTGATCGTGGAGGCCGAAGCCGACCGCATCGTGGTTCCCCAGAGCCGCGCCCTGCTGCGGCAGGCGCTGCCCCAGGCTGATCTGGTGAGGCTGCCGGGGGCCGGCCACTGCCTGCTGGGCAGCCCGGTGATGGCGCCGGTGCTGGAGTGGCTGCAGAGCCTGGAGGCGGCATGAGCAGCCTGCTGTCCGCGACCGACACCAGGGCTGGCCTCAGTGACCGGGTGCGCCATCACTTCGGGCGCCAGGCGGCGGCCTACGAGACCCAGGCCCTCCTGCAGCGGGCTGTGGCCTGCCGCCTGGGGCGCCTCTGCCGCACTCTGCCCCTGCCCGCCGGGCCCCGCGCCGACCTGGGGGCCGGCAGCGGCCTGCTGTCGCGGGCGCTGCCGGCCCACGGGCTGCTGCAGCTCGACCTCTGCTCCGAACTGCTGCGCTGCAACCCCCAGCAGCCCCAGCTGCTGTGGGACCTCAACGACGGGCTGCCCTCGGCATTGCAGGGGGCGGCCCTGCTGGCCTCGAATTTCGCGCTGCAGTGGCTCGACGATCCGGCCGGCCAGCTGGGCCGCTGGTGCGGCGCCCTGGCCCCGGGCGGCTGGCTGGTTCTGGCGGTGCCCACCGCCGGCAGCTTCCCCCAGTGGCGCCGGGCCGCCACCGCCGCCGGGGTGCCCTGCACAGCCCTGGATCTGCCGGCGGCCGACGGGCTGCTCCGCGCCGCCGCCGCCGCCGGGCTTCGGACCCGCCACAGCCGGCTGCTGCGCTTCAGCCGGCCGCGGCAGGGGGGGCTGGCCGCCCTGCGCCACCTGAAGCGCCTCGGCGCCGACGCCAACCGGCGGCCGCCCCTGGCGGCCGGGGAGCTGCGCCGGCTTCTGGCCCACTGGCCCCAGCAGACGCCCCTCACCTGGGAGGTGCTGCTGCTGATCGGCCACCGAAGCCACCCTGACACCCCCGCCCCATGAGTCCCCCCCTGCAACTGGTGGTCTGCGGCACCGACACCGACGTGGGCAAGACCGTGGTGAGCGCCCTGCTGGTGCAGGGGCTGGGGGCCCATTACTGGAAACCGGTCCAGAGCGGCCTGGAGGACGGTGGCGACAGCGGCCGGGTGCAGCGGCTGCTCGACTTGCCCCCGGAGCGGCTGTGGCCGGAGGCCTACCGCCTCACGGCCCCCGTCTCCCCCCACTGGGCGGCCGAACGGGATGGCCTCAGCATCGATCCGGCCCGGCTGGCCCTGCCGGCCTGGGACGGGCCCCTGGTGGTGGAAACGGCGGGGGGGCTGCTGGTGCCCCTGCGACGCCACTGGCTGCAGATCGATCAGATCGCCGTCTGGGGCCTGCCGGTGCTGCTGGTCGCCCGCAGCGGCCTGGGCACCCTCAACCACACCCTGCTGTCCCTGGAGGCCCTCAAGCGGCGTTCAATCCCCGTCCTCGGCCTGGTGCTCAACGGCGAGCCCCACCCCGACAACCCCCGCACCCTGGCCGCGCTCGGCGGGGTGCCGGTGCTGGCGGAACTGCCGCCGCTGGATCCCCTCGACCGGGAGGGCCTGGAGCGGCAATGGCAGCGCAGTGGTCTGGCCCGTAGCCTGCAGCCATGAGCCGCAAGCATCTGCTCGTGACAGCTGCCGTGGCCGCGCTCTGTGCGGGCATCCTGGTGCTGTTCACCGACATCGAGACCAGCGTCATCCGCTGGGTCAACTGCGGGCCGCTGGCCACCGGAGGCGAGCGCCGCTCCGATGTATGCCGCTGAGTGATCCCGGCTGGCATCCCCACCTCTGGCACCCCTTCACCCAGGTGGCCACGGCCGACCCGCCCCTGCGGGTGGTGTGCGCTGAAGGCGCCCTGCTGGAGCTCGATGACGGCCGCCGGCTGATCGACGCCATCAGCAGCTGGTGGGTGACCCTGCACGGCCACGGGGAGCCCAGCATCGCCGCCGCCATCGCCGGCCAGGCCCGCCGCCTCGAACAGGTGGGCTTCTCCGATTTCCGCCACCCGGCCGCCGAACAGCTGGCCGAGCGCCTGGCCGCCTGCAGCGGACTGGAGCGGCTGTTCTTCTCCGACAACGGCTCCACGGCGGTGGAGGTGGCCCTGAAGATCGCCTGGCAGTGGTGGCGCAACCGGGGCGAACCACGCCAGCAACTGATCGCCTTCGATGGGGCCTATCACGGCGACACCTTCGGCGCCATGGCGGTGGGGGAGCGCTCCCTGTTCTCAGAGGCGTTCGAGCCGCTGCTGTTCGCCGTGGCCCGGGCCCCCTGGCCCGCCACCTGGTGGGACGACGACGGGGTGGAGGCGCGGGAGGCCGCCGCCCTGGCGCGGCTGGAGCAGCTCCTGGCGACGCCCACCGCGGCGGTGATTCTTGAACCCCTGCTGCAGGGGGCCGGCGGCATGGCCCTGGTGCGGGAAGGGTTTCTGCGCCAGGTGGAGGCGTTGGTGCGCGCCAGCGGGGCCCTGCTGATCGCCGATGAGGTGATGACGGGCTTCGGCCGCAGCGGCCATCTGTTCGCCTGCCAGCGGGCCGGGATCCGCCCCGACCTGATGGCCCTCTCCAAGGGGCTCACGGGCGGCTTCCTGCCCATGGGGGTCACCCTGGCCCGGGAGGCCATCTACGCGGGCTTCATCGGCACCGCCCCGGGCCTGACGCTCTTCCACGGCCACAGCTTCACCGCCAACCCCCTGGGCTGCGCCGCTGCCCTGGCCAGCCTCGATCTGCTGCAGGACCGTCCGGAGCGCCACCAGCAGTTCGAGGCCCGCCACCGCCCCCACCTGGAGGCGCTGGCACGCCACCGGCTGGTGCGGCGGCCGCGGCTGCTGGGCAGCGTCGCCGCCTTCGAGGTGGCCACGGATCAGCCCGGCTACCTCAATCCGGTGGGGCCGAGGCTGCAGCGGCTGGCGCTGGAGCGGGGCGTGTTCCTTCGGCCCCTGGGGCAGGTGGTCTACCTGCTGCCGCCGCTGTGCCTCGACGACGACCAGCTGGCCCATTGCTACGCCATCATCGCCGCCGCCCTCGACGGCCTCTGAACGGCATCGGCCGCGTGGTCCTCAGGGACCCGCCAGGATCGCCGCCTCCACATCGGCCCGAGAAAGCCCATAGGGGAACTGGCGTGCCGTGGTGCGGCCCTCCTGGTGCCAGCTCACCCGCAGCTCCTCCACCTCCATCGCGATGCGGGCGCTCCATTCGGGGCGGTGCAGGTCCCAGTGGGCGATGTTGGTGCGCGACTGGGCGGCGCCAAGCTGGCGCAGCCAGGCCTCCAGGGCGGGCAGGGGATGGTTGTAGAGGGGGGTGGCCGCAGGGGGCAGCAGGGTCACGGTCGGATCGGCAGGGGCTGGCTGGGGCTGGCTGGGGAGGCGTCGGGTGAAAGCGGAGCCCCGGCGACCGGTGGGGGCGCGCCGACCAGGGACGCGCGTGGCATCGGGGCCGAAGCCGTCTCGAGGTCGGCCCACCAGCTGGGCCAGGCCATCAGTTCGGCGCCCCGCGCCCAGGCCACACCCAGTCCCAGCACCAGGCTGAGCACCAGGGCCAGGGCCAGCAGCAGCAGGGCGAACCATTCACCGCCCGACAAGGCCCGGCGCACCGACATCGGCCGGACGACGGCCACGGCCGGGGGGCGCTGGACCGGGGCCGGCAGGGCGCTCTGCAGCAGGGCGGCGTCATAGAGCCGCCGGGCGGCGGGGTCACTCAGCACGGCATAGGCCTGGCGGAGCTGCCGGAAGGCCACTTCGGCCTCGCTGGCGGGCAGGGCGGTGGTGTCGGGGTGGTAGCGCTTGCTCAGCCCCCGGAACGCCTGCCGCAGCTCCTGATCGGTGGCGGTGGGCTGCAGCTGCAGCACCTGGTAGTGGGTGGGGGGCTTGGCTGTGGCGGACATGGTCCCTGAGGCGGCGGTGGCAGCCTGCCCGGCGTGAGGGATCCTAGGGAGAAGCACCACTGCCGTAGCGGATGGCCGCCAGCCCCGACCCCAGCGCCCCCCCCGATGCCGGCCTGTGGCAGGCGTTGGGCTGGACCCCCGACGACGGCCAGCTGGCGGCGCTGGTGGCCCTGCAGGAGCAGCTGAGGCTCTGGAACGGCCGGGTCAACCTCACCCGCCTGGTGGAGGGCGACGATTTCTGGGTCGCCCAGGTGTTCGACAGCCTCTGGCCCTGGGTGCCCCTGCTGAACGCCCCCGGCGGCGTTGCCGACGGCCTGGAGCTGATCGATGTGGGTACCGGCGGCGGCTTTCCCGGCCTGGCGCTGGCGATCGCCCTGCCCACGGCACGGATCACCCTGGTGGATTCGGTGGGCCGCAAGCTGGAGGCCGTGCGGGCCATGGCACGCAGCCTGGGGCTCCAGGAGGGGCGGCTGCGCCTGCGCTGCGAACGGGTCGAGCGCACCGGCCGCTCCCCGGACTGCCGCGGCCGCTTCGATCGGGCCATGGCCCGCGCCGTGGCCAGCGCGCCGGTGGTGGCCGAATACCTGGTGCCGTTGCTGAAGCCCGACGGCCTGGCCCTGCTCTACCGGGGCCAGTGGGGGGCCGACGACCAGCGTGACCTGGAGGCGGCCGTCGGGGTGCTGCGGGCGACGGTGGATCCGGCCTTGCGCCTTGACTTGCCGGCGGGCCGGGGGGTGCGTCACGGCCTGTGGCTTCGGCCGGCCGGCCCATGCCCCTCCTCCTACCCCCGGGCCGTGGGGGTGCCCCAGAAGACGCCGATCGCGCCAGGGGCCATCACGCCAGGGGCCTAGGCCACCTGCAGGCGCTTCACCGCCCCACCCCCCAGCCGCTGGCGCAACCGCCGCAGCCGGTCGGGGATCTCGGCGGCCCAGGGGCTGGCCCCCAGCACCGCCCGCAGCTCGGCCTCGCTCACCGTGCCATCAAGGGCATCGGCGTTCTCCCCCGGGAACCAGTGCCCCCCCTGGCCCAGCAGGCCGTAGCGGGCCCGGCCGTAGGCCTCCAGGTCCCAGGCCTCCAGCAGGTTGTGCAACCAGAGCAGCACCGGCAGGTTGATGCGGCCGGGGGTGTTCTCCCAGGCCGGCAGACCCCGGTCCCAGCTGGCAAGCCATTCCTCCCCGAGGGCCTCACGGCGCGCCTGCTCGAGTCGGGCCAGGATCGGCGGCAGCAGCTCCCCGGCCTGGGGCAGCAGCGCCACGGCCTCCAGATGCAGGGCGAAATCCTGGGGGCCGGCGGCGCCGACGCTGATCGTGTGGAGGCCAGGGGCCGACAGGCAGAACAGGTCGTTGAAGACGATCGGATGCAAGGGGGCACACAGCTCGCAGAGGCGCTGCGACGGGTTGTGCAGGTGGCCCCCCTTGTCGGTGGGGCTGATCACGAACACCCCCATGTCGTGGGCGGTGGCGGCCTCGATCGCGGGCAGGTTGTCCTGGCGGATGAAGTACCAGTGCAGGTTGATGTAATCGAACTGGTCGCTGGCGATCGCTTCCAGGATCAGGGGCAGTGGCGCATGGGTGGAGAAGCCCACGTGGCCGATCCGGCCCGCCTCCTGCCAGCGGCGGGCCACGTCTCGGCAACCACCGGGGCGCAGGGTCTGATCGAGCAGTTCCGGCGTGTTGAGGCCGTGGATGGCCAGCAGGTCGACCCGGCCCGCTTCGCCCGTCAGACCCAGCCGCTCGAAACTGGTCCGCAGGTCGGCCTCAAAGGCGCCCGGGTCGGCGCTGGGGGGGACCTTGGTCTGCAGGAGGCGCCGGGGATCCGGCAGCCGCGGCAGCAGCCAACCCAGCTGCCGCTCGGAGGTGCCGTAGTGGCGGGCGGTTTCGATGTGATGCAGGCCCGCTGCGATGGCGGCCCGGAGGGTGGCCTCCAGCCGGTCCTGGCTCTCGGCCTCCACCGCCTCGGGCGGCAGATCGCTCCAGCTCTGCTGAAAGCGCATGCCCCCAAGTGAGAGCACCGGCATGGCCAGCCCCGTACGGCCGAAACGCCGGCTGGGGATGGTCACGGCGCTGGCGGGGTGGATCGGGGCAGGGTGCGGCGGCGGCGGCCCTGGGAGGGCAGTCCCAGGGGCTGGATCTCCTGCTCGTCGAGCTGGGCCCTCAGGGTCGGCAGCTGCTCGTAGGCCACCCAGTGGATGCAGTCCACGGGGCAGGTGTCGATCGCTTCCTGGATCCGTTCGGTGCTGTCCCCGTCCTGGCGCAGGACCCGGGAGCGGCCCCAGTCCGGCTCCACCACGAAGGTGTTGCCGGCCACGTGGGCGCAGTAGCGACAGCCGATGCAGACGGCCTCATCCACCCAGACGGCCTGCTGCCGCAGGGCACCGCCAAGCACCGGCTCCAGCCCTGTCGCCTCCGACTCCGGGGCCGCCGCGGTGCGAAAGGCCAGGGCGGGATCGAGGCCGGCGGAGGGGCCCGTTGTGCTCACGGGGTCAGGCGTCCCAGCGGGTCACCACCAGTTCGATGCTGCCGTCGAGGTGGCTGGTCTGCTCGCTCACCTGGAAGCCCTCCTCGGCGGTGCTGGCCAGGATGCTGCGCAGGGCGTAGCGCTGGGTGAGCTTGGCCAGGAAACGCTCCACAGGGATGGGCTGCTTCCAGAGCTCCAGGTCGGTGACCAGCTCGTAGCTGCCGCTGTCGGGGTTGAGGCGGAAACCGATGTCCACCCCATCGGCCTGGGCAATGGCCATGTCGGCGGTCACCGTCTGGCCGCGGTAGCCCCGCACCTGGCAGGAGCCCTCGGCGGGCGGGTGGCCCAGGTCGCAGAGGGCTTCCACCAGGGCCTGGCGATCGCGCAGCTCGGTTTTGACGGTGCTGAAGTGCGACATGGGTCGTAAGGGGGAGAGGGGTGGTGGCTCAGGTGCCGTGGTGCTGGACGACCACCTGGGGGTCCTGGAGATCGAGGGGTTGGGCCTGGAACGCTTCCGCGGTGCTCTGGCGTTGCTGGACGCTGCCCAGCCTGGCCTCGATCCGCTCCGTGAGCTGGGAACAACCCTCGCCCTGCACACCTTCCACGAGTTCCTCCACCCGTCCGTCAGGACGAATGCGGAAGCGGATGGAGCGTTGGGCCATCCCGGAAGGGTTGCACAGGTGAGAACGGGATCTTAACCGTGATTTCGGGTGGCCGCGGTGGGTGGGAAGGACGCGGCGGCAGGGCCGCTCAGCTGATCAGGCCCTCGTCCACCAGGGTCTGGAGCCGTTCGAGCACCTCGGGTTGCTCCAACTGCTCCAGGGCCATCCGGGCTTCGTCGCGGACGGTGGAATCACCGTCGTGCAGCATCGTGTGCAGCAAGGCTTCCACCACGTCCCGCTGGCGCGGTTCCACCAGATCGGTGTAGAGGCGCCCCAACGACCAGGCACTGTTGCTGCGCACGGCCGGTTCACTGTCGATGCGCAGGGTCAGGAGCAGCTGGGCGGCAGCGGGGTCGGCCTTGGCCACGCCGGTGGCGCCGGCATCGGCCAGGGAGCTGGCCGCCCACAGCCGCACGGCCGAGATGTCCATCTCCAGGGCCCGGATCAGCGGGTTGAGCACGGGGGCCTCGGGATAATTGCCCAGGCTCCAGGCCACGGCCTTGCGCACGTAGCCGTTGTCGTCGGCCCCCAGCAGGCCCAGCAGGGGCTCCACCGCCAGGGGGTGGGGGTTGCGCCCCAGGGCGTAGACGGCGCTCATGCGCACGATCGGACAGCCGGCCTTGAGCAACGGCAGCAGCAGCGGAATGGCTCGGGGATCCCGGTGCTCGCAGAAGATGCGCAGCCCCTGCAGACGCTCCTCACGCCCCCCCTTCAGCAGCTCGATGCCGAGGTCACACTCGGCGGCCACATCGGAGCTGGAGGGAGCAACGCTGTCGATCTCATCGAGCGGGTCGCCCAGCAACTCCTGCGCCAGTTCCCGGGCCAGCACCTCCGGGTCGAGGGCCAGCTCATGGGTGGTTTCGGGAAAGGGCAGGCCGTCTTCCGGCATGGAGCCATCCAGGTCACGGCATCGTAAAAGCAGGACGGCCAGCCGATCAGCCCCTGGGTTCGGGATCAGCCCAGCGGGGCGGGGGCCGCCATGTCGCCGGGCAGCCAGATGCGGGCGCTGACCGCGAACAGGGCCAGGCCGAACAGCAGCACGATCGCCACGGGCAGGAGGGTGGAGCGCAGGAAGGACATGGGAGAGCCGTGCGGCGGTGCTGGCTGCATTGTGGTCCGAGCGGTCGCTTCTAGGGTTCGGCGACCCGCAAGCGGCCATGGCCACCCGTGCCTCCAGCAGCGTCCGGCCCTGGCGTCGCCTCCTGGCGGTGGCCGCCGAGGGGGTGGCCAGCGGCACCCCCTACATGGTGGGAACCAAGCTGCTGCAGGGCTGGCTCACCGCCAGCCAGATCCCCCTGAGCCTGATCGGCCTGCTGGGGCTGGCGGAGCTGCCTTACACCCTGAAGATGGTCTGGGCTCCGGCCCTCGACCGCTGGCCCCTGCCCTGGCCCGACCGCCGCCGCGGCTGGCTGCTGGTGCTGCAGCTCACCCTGGTGGCCGTGATCGGCGCCATGGCCCTGCTGCGGCCCTCCACGGATCCGGCCAGCCTGACGGCGATCGGCCTGATGGCCGTGCTGCTGGCCGTGGTCAGCGCCACCCAGGACATCGCCGTCGATGCCTACCGCACCGACCTGCTGCCCGATCTGGAGCGGGGCGCCGGGGCCGCCGCCTCCAACCTGGGTTATCGCACCGCGATGCTGGCCGTGGGGGCCGGCGGCTTCATCCTGGCCGGCCGCTACGACTGGCCCCTGGCCTTTCTGTTCTCAGCTCTGCTGATGCTGGTGGTGGTGCCCTTCACCCTCACGGCGCCGCGCCTGAAACCCCTGGCGGTCCCGGTGAGCAGCCTGCGCCAGGCCGTGCTGGGTCCGGCGCGGGAATTCCTGCACCGCAGCGGCGGTCCCAGGGCCGTGGCCCTGCTCACCCTGGTGCTGCTCTACCGCTGGCCCGACGGGCTGCTGGGCCTGATGGCGGTGCCGTTTCTGATCCAGAAGGGCTTCAGCCCCGAGGTGGTGGGATCGGTGCTGGCGGGCTGGGGCATCGGCGCCACCATCGTGGGCACGCTGCTGGGGGGTCTGCTGTTCGGCCGGCTGGGCATGAACCGCTCCCTGTGGCTGTTCGCCCTGG encodes:
- a CDS encoding alpha/beta fold hydrolase; this translates as MAPSAPASLQVIAMHGWAGDGANWNAWQEVSAPFGWCWACGERGYGCRTPLNPGWDGAGRRVVIGHSMGPHLLDATVLAGAEAVVLLAGFGRFVPPGAEGRRVRAALAGMAAQLAEGPSDAETALRAQTLLRRFLAEAASPDPAELLPPGPADQPVGAAGRERLRQDLALLERSEGLPAGFPTEARVLIVEAEADRIVVPQSRALLRQALPQADLVRLPGAGHCLLGSPVMAPVLEWLQSLEAA
- a CDS encoding DUF2997 domain-containing protein, whose amino-acid sequence is MAQRSIRFRIRPDGRVEELVEGVQGEGCSQLTERIEARLGSVQQRQSTAEAFQAQPLDLQDPQVVVQHHGT
- a CDS encoding SAM-dependent methyltransferase yields the protein MSSLLSATDTRAGLSDRVRHHFGRQAAAYETQALLQRAVACRLGRLCRTLPLPAGPRADLGAGSGLLSRALPAHGLLQLDLCSELLRCNPQQPQLLWDLNDGLPSALQGAALLASNFALQWLDDPAGQLGRWCGALAPGGWLVLAVPTAGSFPQWRRAATAAGVPCTALDLPAADGLLRAAAAAGLRTRHSRLLRFSRPRQGGLAALRHLKRLGADANRRPPLAAGELRRLLAHWPQQTPLTWEVLLLIGHRSHPDTPAP
- a CDS encoding aldo/keto reductase, with protein sequence MPVLSLGGMRFQQSWSDLPPEAVEAESQDRLEATLRAAIAAGLHHIETARHYGTSERQLGWLLPRLPDPRRLLQTKVPPSADPGAFEADLRTSFERLGLTGEAGRVDLLAIHGLNTPELLDQTLRPGGCRDVARRWQEAGRIGHVGFSTHAPLPLILEAIASDQFDYINLHWYFIRQDNLPAIEAATAHDMGVFVISPTDKGGHLHNPSQRLCELCAPLHPIVFNDLFCLSAPGLHTISVGAAGPQDFALHLEAVALLPQAGELLPPILARLEQARREALGEEWLASWDRGLPAWENTPGRINLPVLLWLHNLLEAWDLEAYGRARYGLLGQGGHWFPGENADALDGTVSEAELRAVLGASPWAAEIPDRLRRLRQRLGGGAVKRLQVA
- a CDS encoding HEAT repeat domain-containing protein produces the protein MPEDGLPFPETTHELALDPEVLARELAQELLGDPLDEIDSVAPSSSDVAAECDLGIELLKGGREERLQGLRIFCEHRDPRAIPLLLPLLKAGCPIVRMSAVYALGRNPHPLAVEPLLGLLGADDNGYVRKAVAWSLGNYPEAPVLNPLIRALEMDISAVRLWAASSLADAGATGVAKADPAAAQLLLTLRIDSEPAVRSNSAWSLGRLYTDLVEPRQRDVVEALLHTMLHDGDSTVRDEARMALEQLEQPEVLERLQTLVDEGLIS
- a CDS encoding 16S rRNA (guanine(527)-N(7))-methyltransferase RsmG; the encoded protein is MAASPDPSAPPDAGLWQALGWTPDDGQLAALVALQEQLRLWNGRVNLTRLVEGDDFWVAQVFDSLWPWVPLLNAPGGVADGLELIDVGTGGGFPGLALAIALPTARITLVDSVGRKLEAVRAMARSLGLQEGRLRLRCERVERTGRSPDCRGRFDRAMARAVASAPVVAEYLVPLLKPDGLALLYRGQWGADDQRDLEAAVGVLRATVDPALRLDLPAGRGVRHGLWLRPAGPCPSSYPRAVGVPQKTPIAPGAITPGA
- a CDS encoding ferredoxin — translated: MSTTGPSAGLDPALAFRTAAAPESEATGLEPVLGGALRQQAVWVDEAVCIGCRYCAHVAGNTFVVEPDWGRSRVLRQDGDSTERIQEAIDTCPVDCIHWVAYEQLPTLRAQLDEQEIQPLGLPSQGRRRRTLPRSTPPAP
- the bioA gene encoding adenosylmethionine--8-amino-7-oxononanoate transaminase; translation: MPLSDPGWHPHLWHPFTQVATADPPLRVVCAEGALLELDDGRRLIDAISSWWVTLHGHGEPSIAAAIAGQARRLEQVGFSDFRHPAAEQLAERLAACSGLERLFFSDNGSTAVEVALKIAWQWWRNRGEPRQQLIAFDGAYHGDTFGAMAVGERSLFSEAFEPLLFAVARAPWPATWWDDDGVEAREAAALARLEQLLATPTAAVILEPLLQGAGGMALVREGFLRQVEALVRASGALLIADEVMTGFGRSGHLFACQRAGIRPDLMALSKGLTGGFLPMGVTLAREAIYAGFIGTAPGLTLFHGHSFTANPLGCAAALASLDLLQDRPERHQQFEARHRPHLEALARHRLVRRPRLLGSVAAFEVATDQPGYLNPVGPRLQRLALERGVFLRPLGQVVYLLPPLCLDDDQLAHCYAIIAAALDGL
- a CDS encoding DUF3143 domain-containing protein, whose product is MTLLPPAATPLYNHPLPALEAWLRQLGAAQSRTNIAHWDLHRPEWSARIAMEVEELRVSWHQEGRTTARQFPYGLSRADVEAAILAGP
- a CDS encoding aminotransferase class I/II-fold pyridoxal phosphate-dependent enzyme; this translates as MDADGLRPPWRQRLHDGLAALQQQRRRRLRSFRPTDGTALEEETGEAPGAGVPLLDLASNDYLGLSRHPGVIAAARAELERSGLGAGASRLVTGTRPVHLQLEAALGAWLGRERVLLFPSGFQANLAAVTALADRCALVCADRHVHHSLLAGVRASGARLVRFAHNDLEDLERRLAQARSSQPDQTRLVLSESLFSMEGTSPDVPALAALCRRHGALLLLDEAHALGVLGPGGRGLAHGLEGVHLVSGTFGKAFGSGGAFLAGDALLGDYLLQASGAFRYTTALAPPLAAGALAALVQIEAQPQIATELLARAHRWRQALAAAGWPRPAGHGPVLPLLVGDDGAALALQEHLEAAGLLAVAIRPPTVPAGTARLRLVLRQDLPRGTLPRLIGALGPAPSPPTP
- a CDS encoding J domain-containing protein codes for the protein MSATAKPPTHYQVLQLQPTATDQELRQAFRGLSKRYHPDTTALPASEAEVAFRQLRQAYAVLSDPAARRLYDAALLQSALPAPVQRPPAVAVVRPMSVRRALSGGEWFALLLLALALVLSLVLGLGVAWARGAELMAWPSWWADLETASAPMPRASLVGAPPPVAGAPLSPDASPASPSQPLPIRP
- the bioD gene encoding dethiobiotin synthase, with the protein product MSPPLQLVVCGTDTDVGKTVVSALLVQGLGAHYWKPVQSGLEDGGDSGRVQRLLDLPPERLWPEAYRLTAPVSPHWAAERDGLSIDPARLALPAWDGPLVVETAGGLLVPLRRHWLQIDQIAVWGLPVLLVARSGLGTLNHTLLSLEALKRRSIPVLGLVLNGEPHPDNPRTLAALGGVPVLAELPPLDPLDREGLERQWQRSGLARSLQP
- a CDS encoding DUF1257 domain-containing protein produces the protein MSHFSTVKTELRDRQALVEALCDLGHPPAEGSCQVRGYRGQTVTADMAIAQADGVDIGFRLNPDSGSYELVTDLELWKQPIPVERFLAKLTQRYALRSILASTAEEGFQVSEQTSHLDGSIELVVTRWDA